Proteins encoded within one genomic window of Flavobacterium oreochromis:
- a CDS encoding ABC transporter permease produces the protein MNFKLIFSIALHLMRSRLKQTIIAGAGVMFGIAMFITLVSFMYGMNDLLDGLIINRTPHVRLYNEIKPSKNQPVTISKDYKDHVNFIRSVKPKDKGRSIYNAKSIIQSLKQDTRVYDVAPKINTPVFFNSGTIEISGIVNGIDVLKEQKLFALNDYMIEGKIENLQQNNSIIIGKGLSDKMLLKKGDIIKITTPKGGLTSMKIVGIIQIGIADIDDITSYTSLSMAQKILGVPKNYITDIQVKIYDILQAPVLTKEYRIKYATDAIDYQTTNSQFETGTTIRSIISYAVGIVLLIVAGFGIYNILNMMIFEKMDSIAILKATGFSGNDVKWIFMLLSMIIGITGGVLGLLLGFIFSNIIDIIPFNTAALPTVKTFPINYNPIFYIIGITFALITTFVAGLFPALKASKIDPVEIIRGK, from the coding sequence ATGAATTTTAAATTAATCTTTTCTATTGCATTACATTTAATGCGTTCAAGGCTTAAACAAACCATTATAGCAGGAGCGGGAGTGATGTTTGGTATCGCAATGTTTATTACCCTAGTAAGCTTTATGTATGGTATGAATGATTTATTAGATGGTTTGATTATTAATAGAACACCACATGTTCGTTTATATAATGAAATAAAACCTTCTAAAAATCAACCTGTAACTATTTCTAAAGACTATAAAGATCATGTTAACTTTATTAGATCTGTAAAGCCTAAAGATAAAGGAAGATCTATTTACAACGCTAAGTCAATTATACAAAGTTTAAAGCAAGACACGCGTGTATACGATGTAGCTCCTAAAATTAATACACCTGTTTTTTTTAATTCAGGGACCATAGAAATTTCTGGAATTGTAAATGGTATTGATGTTTTAAAAGAACAAAAATTATTTGCGCTCAATGATTATATGATAGAAGGGAAGATAGAAAATTTACAACAAAATAATAGCATCATTATTGGTAAAGGATTGTCTGATAAAATGTTACTTAAAAAAGGAGATATTATTAAAATTACGACACCAAAAGGAGGATTAACTTCTATGAAAATTGTTGGTATTATTCAAATAGGCATTGCAGATATAGATGATATAACTAGTTATACTTCTTTATCTATGGCACAAAAAATACTAGGAGTTCCTAAAAATTATATTACTGATATTCAGGTGAAAATTTATGATATTTTACAGGCTCCTGTCTTGACAAAAGAATATAGAATTAAATACGCTACAGACGCTATTGATTATCAGACAACTAATTCGCAATTTGAAACAGGTACAACTATTAGAAGTATTATATCTTACGCAGTAGGCATTGTACTTTTAATTGTAGCAGGGTTTGGGATTTATAATATTCTGAATATGATGATTTTTGAAAAAATGGATAGTATTGCTATTCTAAAAGCTACAGGTTTTTCTGGAAATGATGTAAAATGGATTTTTATGTTGTTGTCTATGATTATAGGCATAACAGGAGGTGTTTTAGGTTTGCTTTTAGGTTTTATATTTTCAAATATTATAGATATCATTCCATTTAATACAGCAGCTTTACCTACAGTTAAAACATTTCCCATAAATTATAACCCTATTTTTTATATTATAGGAATTACATTTGCATTAATAACCACTTTTGTGGCAGGTTTATTTCCTGCATTAAAAGCTAGTAAAATTGATCCAGTAGAAATTATTAGAGGAAAATAA
- a CDS encoding D-alanine--D-alanine ligase, which yields MKVAVVMGGYSNESVISLRSGQLILSNLDQNKYEAYEVHILAEGWSVLVNDQKYLLDKSDFSFTLDGQKIKFDVIVNTIHGTPGEDGHLQAYWELLEIPYTGCNFYQSALTFNKRDTLSVLAKFDIPKAKSIYLSKGMVIDKNTIVDELGLPFFVKPNQSGSSLGVSKVTDLSQFDKALEFAFAEDSDILIESFLQGTEISVGVFNYKGETKVLGITEIVSQTDFFDYEAKYLGKSEEITPARLTDEVRIKVEQTARKVYEALGMSGFSRTDFIIMNEIPHFIEMNTNPGLSPQSIFPQQAQYAKLDFSEMLDNEIQLAFQRKLIWRK from the coding sequence ATGAAAGTTGCTGTGGTAATGGGAGGCTATTCGAACGAAAGTGTAATTTCGTTGCGTAGTGGTCAGTTGATATTGAGTAATTTAGATCAGAACAAGTACGAAGCTTATGAAGTACATATTCTTGCAGAAGGCTGGTCTGTTTTAGTAAATGATCAAAAGTATTTACTGGATAAATCAGATTTTTCATTTACACTAGACGGACAAAAAATAAAGTTTGATGTAATTGTAAATACAATTCATGGGACACCGGGAGAAGATGGACATCTTCAGGCTTATTGGGAATTATTAGAAATTCCTTATACAGGATGTAATTTTTATCAATCAGCATTAACATTTAATAAGCGTGATACTCTTTCTGTCTTAGCTAAGTTTGATATCCCTAAAGCAAAATCTATTTATCTTTCAAAAGGAATGGTAATAGATAAAAATACGATTGTAGATGAATTAGGATTACCTTTTTTTGTAAAACCTAATCAATCGGGAAGTAGCTTAGGTGTTTCTAAAGTAACTGATTTAAGCCAGTTTGATAAAGCATTAGAATTTGCATTTGCAGAAGATAGTGATATATTAATTGAATCTTTTTTGCAAGGTACTGAAATTTCAGTAGGTGTATTTAATTACAAAGGAGAAACCAAAGTATTAGGTATAACTGAAATTGTTTCCCAAACAGATTTTTTTGATTACGAAGCTAAATATCTTGGTAAATCAGAAGAAATTACTCCAGCAAGATTAACTGATGAGGTGCGTATAAAAGTAGAACAAACAGCTAGAAAAGTTTATGAAGCTTTAGGAATGAGTGGTTTTTCTAGAACAGATTTTATTATTATGAATGAAATTCCTCATTTTATAGAAATGAATACAAATCCTGGTTTATCACCACAGAGTATTTTTCCGCAACAAGCTCAATACGCAAAGCTAGATTTTAGCGAAATGTTAGATAACGAAATTCAATTAGCATTTCAAAGAAAATTAATTTGGAGAAAATAA
- a CDS encoding winged helix-turn-helix transcriptional regulator: MYKIENKIFPCNTSLTMKFIGGKWKAVILIHLFSKKRYSELRKEIPTVTERTLSLQLKELEEDGLISRTVFSTKAPLRVEYELTELGKTLIPLLNEISNWGKFIAEKHLNIKIESCISDLKS, encoded by the coding sequence ATGTACAAAATAGAGAATAAAATATTTCCTTGTAACACAAGTTTGACTATGAAATTTATTGGAGGAAAATGGAAAGCGGTTATATTAATTCATCTTTTTAGCAAAAAAAGGTATAGTGAATTACGAAAAGAAATACCTACGGTAACAGAAAGAACATTAAGTTTACAGCTAAAAGAATTAGAAGAAGATGGATTAATTTCAAGAACTGTTTTTTCAACTAAAGCTCCATTAAGAGTTGAATACGAGCTTACTGAATTAGGAAAAACCTTAATTCCTTTATTAAATGAAATCTCAAATTGGGGTAAATTTATTGCAGAAAAGCATCTTAATATAAAAATAGAATCTTGTATATCGGATCTTAAATCTTAA
- a CDS encoding PASTA domain-containing protein — protein sequence MSWKRFLLSFTFFKQLFFAFLIVSASLFIFMQWISFTTNHGEEITVPNLSKLTLEEAEEKLDELDLDYELLDTTDYNPSFPKLSIVQQDPKPGSKVKQNRVIYVKINAEEYAKVRLPDLIQKTYRQAVPTLNALGLSVGDTTYVPNLAKDMVLEMNINGKPIRPGQQVLKMTRINLVLGDGKIGFEEEDTDPENQPIDSTVTE from the coding sequence ATGAGCTGGAAACGATTTTTACTTAGTTTTACTTTTTTTAAGCAACTATTTTTCGCATTTTTAATAGTATCTGCTTCTTTATTTATCTTTATGCAGTGGATTAGCTTTACAACTAATCATGGAGAAGAAATCACTGTCCCTAACCTAAGTAAATTAACGTTAGAAGAAGCAGAAGAAAAGCTAGATGAATTAGACCTCGATTATGAACTATTAGACACTACTGATTACAATCCTTCATTTCCTAAACTTTCTATTGTTCAGCAAGACCCTAAACCAGGTAGCAAAGTAAAACAAAACCGTGTCATCTATGTAAAAATCAATGCAGAAGAATACGCTAAAGTAAGACTTCCTGATTTAATTCAAAAAACGTATCGTCAGGCTGTTCCTACCCTTAACGCACTAGGACTATCAGTAGGAGACACTACCTATGTTCCTAATCTTGCAAAAGATATGGTCTTAGAAATGAATATTAATGGTAAACCAATAAGACCTGGCCAACAAGTTTTAAAAATGACTCGCATTAATCTTGTACTAGGTGATGGAAAGATAGGCTTTGAAGAAGAGGATACAGATCCAGAAAATCAACCCATAGACTCTACTGTTACGGAATAA
- a CDS encoding efflux RND transporter periplasmic adaptor subunit, whose product MVRVEVGQKVLITMDSYKGEVFQATINKIYPIMDARSRTFKIEAHFVKPPQKLYPNLTAEANIIIKTRKNVLTIPRNYLIENEYVLVNKDEKRKIKIGLSDYQNVEVIGGLKVEETIYLPK is encoded by the coding sequence ATGGTTCGAGTAGAAGTTGGACAAAAAGTTTTAATAACAATGGATAGTTATAAAGGAGAGGTTTTTCAAGCTACTATTAATAAAATATATCCCATTATGGATGCCCGTTCACGTACATTTAAAATAGAAGCTCATTTTGTAAAACCACCACAAAAATTATATCCTAACCTAACAGCAGAAGCGAATATTATAATAAAAACACGTAAAAACGTATTAACTATACCAAGAAATTACCTAATAGAAAATGAATATGTTTTAGTCAATAAAGATGAAAAACGGAAAATAAAAATAGGCTTAAGCGATTACCAAAATGTAGAAGTAATTGGTGGATTAAAAGTAGAAGAAACCATTTATTTACCTAAGTGA
- the coaD gene encoding pantetheine-phosphate adenylyltransferase, which translates to MRKAVFPGSFDPITLGHIDIIERSLPLFDEIVIAIGVNADKKYMFSLEERISFIEETFKYEDKITVVSYEGLTIDLCKRLEADFILRGLRNPADFEFEKAIAHTNRLLSKIDTVFLLTAPDTSFISSSIVRDVVRNGGDYTSLVPEAVRITR; encoded by the coding sequence ATGAGAAAAGCAGTTTTTCCTGGATCTTTTGATCCAATAACTTTAGGGCATATTGATATTATAGAAAGAAGCCTTCCTTTATTTGATGAAATTGTAATAGCTATAGGAGTTAATGCAGATAAAAAATATATGTTTTCTTTAGAAGAACGTATTAGTTTTATAGAAGAAACATTTAAGTACGAAGATAAAATTACCGTTGTGTCTTATGAAGGATTAACAATTGATTTATGTAAGCGTTTAGAAGCTGATTTTATTTTGCGAGGACTCCGAAATCCTGCTGATTTTGAATTTGAAAAAGCAATTGCGCATACAAATAGATTATTATCAAAAATAGATACTGTATTTCTTTTAACAGCACCTGATACATCATTTATCTCTTCTAGTATAGTGCGTGATGTTGTACGTAATGGAGGAGATTACACTAGCTTAGTGCCTGAAGCTGTAAGAATAACTAGATGA
- a CDS encoding ABC transporter ATP-binding protein has product MNNIVLETKKLTKYFDDPVRMQVLKTIDLQIEYGQFVSIVGKSGCGKSTLLYLLSTMDTDYEGQIFMDEQLITGKTDVELAQIRNEKIGFVFQFHYLLNEFSVLRNVMLPGLKLGKLSEEEIEYNAIQHLRTLDMHEQALKMPNQLSGGQKQRVAIARALINKPIIIMGDEPTGNLDKKNSDIVFNIFNQLAKEFNQTLLIVTHDPDFANRTHRIITMEDGKVKI; this is encoded by the coding sequence ATGAATAATATTGTTTTAGAAACTAAAAAACTGACCAAATATTTTGACGATCCTGTGCGTATGCAGGTCTTAAAAACAATTGATTTGCAAATAGAATATGGTCAATTTGTTTCTATTGTTGGAAAATCAGGTTGTGGAAAATCTACTTTGCTGTATTTACTTTCCACAATGGATACAGATTATGAAGGTCAAATATTTATGGATGAACAACTCATTACGGGTAAAACAGACGTAGAATTGGCACAAATACGTAATGAAAAAATAGGCTTTGTGTTTCAGTTTCATTATTTACTTAATGAATTTAGTGTACTTCGTAATGTTATGCTTCCAGGGTTAAAATTAGGTAAACTTTCTGAGGAAGAAATTGAATATAATGCTATTCAACATTTGAGAACTCTTGATATGCACGAACAAGCATTAAAAATGCCGAATCAATTAAGTGGTGGACAAAAACAGCGGGTAGCAATTGCCAGAGCACTTATTAATAAGCCTATTATTATTATGGGAGATGAACCAACAGGGAATTTAGATAAAAAGAATAGTGATATAGTTTTTAATATTTTTAATCAATTAGCAAAAGAATTTAATCAAACCTTATTGATCGTAACACATGATCCTGATTTTGCTAATCGAACCCATAGAATTATTACAATGGAAGATGGTAAAGTTAAGATTTAA
- a CDS encoding efflux RND transporter periplasmic adaptor subunit produces the protein MKKILLISLFSIVSCSKRETEEMYPKKGTVTESVYASGVVKADKQYIVFSTVTGILQDIKVKVGQPISKGQSLFQIENEKANLATENARLSYEISQESNRYIQDKIAEAELRVQSARDKLTLDESVYNRSKNVKEYNAISEVDFEKVELSFKNAKLAYATAIKQLSQLKLQLKNEQNRNDVNLKINQKTQNDFTVKSAFSGELFDVLVKEGTVINPQTALAIIGKKIVIY, from the coding sequence ATGAAAAAAATATTATTGATTTCATTGTTTTCTATAGTTTCTTGTTCTAAAAGAGAAACAGAAGAAATGTATCCTAAAAAAGGAACTGTTACAGAAAGTGTTTACGCATCAGGAGTGGTAAAAGCAGATAAACAATATATTGTTTTCAGTACAGTAACAGGTATCTTACAAGATATAAAAGTAAAGGTTGGACAACCTATTTCAAAAGGACAATCATTGTTTCAAATAGAAAACGAGAAAGCTAATTTAGCTACTGAGAATGCTCGTTTGTCTTATGAAATTAGCCAAGAAAGTAATAGGTATATTCAAGATAAAATAGCAGAAGCTGAATTACGTGTCCAAAGTGCCAGAGATAAATTAACTTTAGATGAATCTGTTTATAACCGAAGTAAAAATGTAAAAGAATATAACGCTATTTCTGAAGTTGATTTTGAAAAGGTAGAATTATCTTTTAAAAACGCGAAATTAGCTTATGCTACAGCTATTAAGCAGTTATCACAATTAAAGTTGCAATTAAAGAACGAACAAAATCGTAATGATGTGAATTTAAAAATTAATCAGAAAACACAAAATGATTTTACTGTTAAAAGTGCTTTTTCTGGCGAATTATTTGATGTTTTAGTAAAAGAAGGAACTGTCATAAATCCGCAAACAGCTTTAGCTATTATAGGTAAAAAGATAGTTATATACTAG
- a CDS encoding nitroreductase family protein yields MDFLELAKQRYTTKKYNPDEKLSLETIEKLKAILKLSPSSINSQPWHFTFISNPEIKKRIAEASYFNAPKVLESSHTVVFSVIDDIHKFEEQIEKKLPEGAVGYYKQYVKPLSDEEIKAWLKNQVYLSLGYFLSACASLGIDSTPMEGIEKDKYRKILDLTDYQPLFAVAIGKRDQEDVNQPHIKTKLRLEIDEIITEM; encoded by the coding sequence ATGGATTTTTTAGAATTAGCAAAACAGCGTTACACAACGAAAAAATACAATCCTGATGAAAAACTTTCATTAGAAACAATTGAAAAGTTAAAAGCTATATTAAAATTATCACCATCATCTATTAATAGTCAACCTTGGCATTTTACTTTTATATCAAATCCTGAAATTAAAAAACGTATTGCAGAAGCCTCTTATTTTAATGCACCAAAAGTTTTAGAATCAAGTCATACAGTAGTATTTAGTGTTATTGATGATATTCATAAATTTGAAGAACAAATAGAAAAAAAATTGCCAGAAGGAGCAGTAGGGTATTATAAACAATATGTTAAACCTCTTTCAGATGAAGAGATAAAAGCATGGTTAAAAAATCAAGTTTACTTATCTTTAGGATATTTTTTATCAGCTTGTGCTAGTTTAGGAATAGATTCTACTCCTATGGAAGGAATAGAAAAAGATAAATATAGAAAAATATTAGATTTAACAGACTATCAACCGTTATTTGCAGTTGCTATAGGGAAAAGAGATCAGGAAGATGTAAATCAGCCTCATATAAAAACAAAATTACGTTTAGAAATAGATGAAATTATAACTGAAATGTAA
- a CDS encoding RluA family pseudouridine synthase — MAITFIEKEEEWEDDLYEHYKFYIPKGQGAIRVDKYLMTSIENTTRNKIQQAAEKGFILANDVPVKSSYKIKPFDQIKVVLSHPPFENKIIPENIPLNIVYEDDSVIVINKPVGLVVHPGHGNYTGTLANALAFHFENLPMNSSNRPGLVHRIDKDTSGLLVVAKTEQAMAYLAKQFEEKTTEREYIAIVWGNVEKDYGTIEGNIARHATDRMQMAVYNDPLIGKHAVTHYKVLERLSYITVVSCKLETGRTHQIRVHMKHIGHTLFNDERYGGNLILKGTTFSKYKQFVENCFKILPRQALHAKTLGFEHPVTKEFMRFDTELPEDMVECIEKWRVYGKSNILD, encoded by the coding sequence ATGGCGATCACATTTATAGAAAAAGAAGAGGAATGGGAAGATGATTTATATGAACATTATAAATTTTACATTCCTAAAGGACAGGGTGCAATACGTGTAGATAAATACTTAATGACTAGTATAGAGAACACTACCCGTAATAAAATACAACAAGCTGCTGAAAAAGGTTTTATTTTAGCAAATGATGTACCTGTAAAATCCAGTTACAAAATAAAACCATTTGATCAAATAAAGGTTGTCTTGTCACACCCTCCTTTTGAAAATAAAATTATTCCTGAAAATATTCCTCTGAATATTGTATACGAAGATGATTCTGTCATAGTTATTAATAAACCCGTAGGGCTAGTAGTCCATCCTGGTCATGGAAACTATACAGGAACTTTGGCTAACGCATTAGCTTTTCATTTTGAAAATCTCCCTATGAATTCGAGTAATCGACCAGGGTTAGTACACAGAATAGACAAGGACACTTCTGGCTTATTAGTTGTTGCTAAAACAGAACAAGCTATGGCTTATTTAGCCAAACAATTTGAAGAAAAAACCACAGAAAGAGAATATATTGCAATTGTGTGGGGTAATGTAGAAAAAGATTACGGTACTATTGAGGGAAATATAGCTCGTCATGCTACTGACCGCATGCAGATGGCTGTATACAATGACCCTTTAATAGGTAAACACGCTGTAACGCATTACAAAGTATTAGAACGATTAAGCTATATAACTGTTGTATCTTGTAAATTAGAAACAGGTCGTACCCATCAAATACGTGTTCACATGAAGCATATAGGGCATACTTTATTTAATGATGAACGTTATGGTGGAAATCTAATTCTAAAAGGGACTACTTTTTCAAAATATAAACAATTTGTAGAAAATTGCTTTAAAATTTTACCTCGCCAAGCTCTTCATGCTAAAACGTTGGGCTTTGAACATCCTGTTACAAAAGAATTTATGCGTTTTGATACGGAGTTACCAGAGGATATGGTTGAATGTATTGAAAAATGGAGAGTCTATGGAAAATCTAATATTTTAGATTAA
- a CDS encoding pentapeptide repeat-containing protein gives MHDFIYDRNFDQIIYDKYELTNKEFENCSFINSDFTQALFTGTTFVDCTFKNCNFKDAKIGHVGLRNVLFIDSNFTGVNFSMTDQVIYEFHFTNCLLDYAQFYKLKLKKIQFTNCSMVSVDFMKSDLTEALFDNCNLRLAVFSDTDLTKSDFYSSHNFSINPEKNKLKKAIFSQENIKGLLDKYEIIIK, from the coding sequence ATGCACGATTTTATCTACGACAGAAACTTTGACCAAATTATTTATGATAAATACGAATTAACCAACAAAGAGTTTGAGAATTGTTCTTTTATTAACTCTGATTTTACACAAGCTCTTTTTACTGGAACTACTTTCGTTGATTGTACTTTCAAAAATTGTAACTTCAAAGATGCCAAAATTGGTCACGTAGGTTTACGTAATGTGTTATTTATAGATAGCAACTTTACAGGTGTAAATTTCTCTATGACAGATCAAGTCATTTATGAATTTCATTTTACAAATTGTCTCTTAGATTACGCTCAGTTTTATAAACTTAAACTTAAAAAAATTCAATTTACTAATTGTAGCATGGTATCAGTAGATTTTATGAAAAGTGATTTAACAGAAGCTTTGTTTGACAACTGTAACCTTCGTTTAGCGGTTTTCTCTGACACAGATCTTACAAAATCTGATTTTTATTCTAGTCACAATTTTTCGATTAATCCCGAAAAAAACAAGTTAAAAAAAGCTATTTTTTCACAAGAAAATATTAAAGGGTTATTAGATAAATATGAAATCATTATAAAGTAG